In one window of Nicotiana tabacum cultivar K326 chromosome 12, ASM71507v2, whole genome shotgun sequence DNA:
- the LOC107795401 gene encoding GDSL esterase/lipase EXL3 encodes MLVIFFVLFSISSCEGKVQLPKNVVVKAVFAFGDSIVDQGNNNDIITLAKCNFPPYGKDFNGGIPTGRFCNGKTPPDILVEELGVAELVPAYLDPNLKTEDLKTGVSFASGGCGFDPLTTTLAAAIPLSTQLNQFEEYIEKLKALVGEEETNYILENSLFLVVAGSDDIANTYFSAGIRLKQDINSYTNFMVAKASEFLQELYKLGARKIGFFGIPPLGCLPSQRTLAGGFNRVCVQEYNQAAQLANTKLSAALNSLSKNLPQSKLVFIDIYNPILDLIVNPQKYGLEEVEKGCCGTGKIEVTILCNKFSGTCEDDTKYLFWDSYHPTEKAYRILVNQILKKYINNFL; translated from the exons ATGTTGGTTATATTCtttgttttatttagtataaGCTCATGTGAAGGGAAAGTGCAGTTGCCGAAGAACGTAGTTGTAAAAGCAGTATTTGCATTTGGAGATTCAATTGTAGATCAAGGAAATAATAACGATATAATAACACTAGCAAAGTGTAATTTTCCACCTTATGGTAAGGACTTCAATGGTGGAATACCCACCGGAAGATTCTGCAACGGCAAGACGCCGCCAGACATCTTAG TGGAAGAACTAGGGGTAGCAGAGCTGGTACCAGCTTACCTTGATCCAAATTTGAAAACTGAAGATCTAAAAACTGGAGTAAGCTTTGCATCAGGAGGTTGTGGATTTGACCCTTTAACAACTACCCTCGCG GCGGCCATACCCCTGTCAACACAATTAAATCAATTCGAAGAATATATTGAGAAGCTGAAAGCGTTAGTCGGGGAAGAAGAAACCAACTATATTTTGGAAAATAGCCTATTCCTGGTGGTTGCTGGCAGTGATGATATTGCCAATACTTACTTCTCCGCTGGAATTCGCCTGAAGCAGGATATTAACTCATATACTAATTTTATGGTGGCCAAAGCTTCTGAATTTCTCCAA GAATTGTACAAGTTAGGAGCaagaaaaattggatttttcgGAATTCCACCACTAGGATGTTTGCCATCGCAGAGAACACTAGCTGGAGGGTTCAACAGAGTATGTGTTCAAGAATACAATCAAGCAGCGCAATTGGCCAACACCAAACTCTCTGCTGCACTTAATTCATTATCCAAaaacttacctcaatccaagctcGTCTTCATCGATATATATAATCCTATACTCGATCTTATTGTCAACCCCCAAAAATATG GATTAGAAGAAGTAGAGAAAGGGTGTTGTGGCACAGGAAAAATAGAGGTGACAATACTATGCAACAAATTCAGTGGAACATGTGAAGATGATACAAAGTATTTATTTTGGGATAGTTATCATCCCACTGAGAAAGCTTACAGGATTCTTGTTAATCAGATTCTTAAAAAATATATCAACAACTTCTTGTAA
- the LOC107827556 gene encoding protein FREE1 has translation MQQGDYTSSNPYYHYPQNPNLGHNSAPIPNPIPSPPSYASAPPFTATYIPSSDYSSYPSSYPPPYPDLLSAAPAPPLQSYNPPPPPPAPALQQPQPSSPFPSFESHAHSQPQQPYYPSANSPYPSNYPTQYDQSGPYFEESGDKYVNYGSGRGGEFGQDIYGDGVFAYKGSKLEPYGARGTAPKSSTWSSFDDFGRPIGYNSSPKGKLSAPAAKIVKAVPKVDTQQDVKSGVQKFRVKLLAESGQSTQDVLCQIGLDGIRMLDPSTSRTLRIYPLDTITRCDVTDSSTFAFWSKSVVDIEPRRIRLQSNSYTTSTLLDTVTAATVQFKEIGGRIRPSESPKLSEQPTEKKKGLVDWINIVKPVNEEKDHWVPDEAVSKCTACGSAFNAFVRKHHCRNCGDIFCDKCTQGRTALTADENTPAVRVCDRCMAEVSRRLSSAKEAANRSTGLQSHEDLAKKLQEEMERNRRESSGSRSDHSGRMKEVACPTCTVHLQVQVPSSGSETIECGVCQHPFLVSSH, from the exons ATGCAACAAGGCGATTACACCAGTTCCAATCCCTATTACCACTATCCTCAGAACCCTAATTTGGGCCATAATTCAGCTCCGATCCCAAACCCCATCCCATCACCACCGTCATACGCCTCTGCTCCGCCGTTCACCGCCACTTACATTCCCTCTTCAGATTACTCTTCTTATCCCTCTTCTTACCCTCCCCCTTATCCCGATTTACTTTCCGCTGCTCCAGCACCTCCCTTACAATCCTACAAccctccaccaccaccaccggCGCCGGCACTGCAACAGCCTCAGCCATCCTCTCCATTTCCTTCATTTGAATCTCATGCTCATTCGCAGCCTCAACAGCCTTATTATCCTTCAGCTAATTCTCCGTATCCTTCAAATTACCCAACTCAATATGATCAGAGTGGGCCCTACTTTGAGGAATCTGGGGATAAATATGTAAATTATGGTTCGGGCAGAGGAGGTGAATTTGGGCAAGATATTTATGGTGATGGAGTATTTGCTTATAAAGGTAGTAAATTAGAGCCATATGGGGCACGAGGGACTGCTCCAAAGTCATCAACTTGGTCaagttttgatgattttggaaGGCCAATTGGGTATAATTCTTCTCCAAAGGGCAAATTATCAGCTCCAGCCGCGAAGATCGTGAAGGCAGTACCCAAGGTGGATACACAGCAGGATGTGAAAAGTGGAGTGCAGAAGTTTAGAGTAAAGTTATTAGCCGAAAGTGGACAGAGTACCCAGGATGTTCTTTGCCAG ATTGGCTTGGATGGAATCCGCATGTTGGACCCAAGCACTAGCCGGACGTTAAGAATATATCCTCTTGACACGATAACTAGATGTGAC GTAACTGATTCATCTACCTTTGCCTTCTGGTCAAAGAGTGTGGTGGATATAGAACCAAGGCGTATCAGACTGCAGTCAAACAGTTACACAACCAGTACTCTTTTAGATACAGTCACGGCAGCAACTGTACAG TTCAAGGAGATAGGTGGAAGAATTAGGCCTTCTGAGTCTCCAAAGTTGTCTGAACAGCCTACTGAGAAGAAGAAAGGTTTAGTTGATTGGATTAATATAGTGAAGCCGGTCAATGAGGAGAAAGATCACTGG GTTCCTGATGAAGCAGTTTCCAAGTGCACAGCTTGTGGATCAGCGTTTAATGCTTTTGTGCGCAAG CATCATTGTCGGAATTGTGGAGATATTTTCTGTGACAAATGCACTCAGGGACGAACTGCACTTACAGCTGATGAGAATACACCAGCTGTCAGAGTTTGTGACCGATGTATG GCTGAGGTTTCTCGTAGGTTGAGCAGTGCAAAGGAAGCTGCAAATCGATCAACTGGACTGCAAAGTCATGAAGACCTTGCCAAGAAGCTTCAG GAGGAGATGGAGAGAAACCGCAGAGAATCATCCG GCTCAAGGTCAGATCATTCGGGGAGGATGAAAGAGGTTGCTTGCCCTACTTGTACAGTGCACTTGCAG GTTCAAGTTCCCAGCTCGGGTTCAGAAACTATAGAGTGTGGGGTTTGCCAGCATCCATTCCTCGTCAGCTCGCACTGA